A section of the Oncorhynchus nerka isolate Pitt River linkage group LG3, Oner_Uvic_2.0, whole genome shotgun sequence genome encodes:
- the LOC115108375 gene encoding uridine phosphorylase 2-like, translating into MSPILLNGIGTVNDHSEYIEPEVPFKNPQIHVKNPHLDTMEEDILYHFNLGTKTHNLPEMFGDIKFVCVGGSANRMRSFAQFIHQELALPGNMDDVTDICEGTDRYSMYKVGPVLSISHGMGIPSISIMLHELIKLLHHARCIDFILFRIGTSGGVGLAPGTVVVTDKAVDCFFRAQFEQVVLGKVVTRSTELDVGVSKELLQCSSELEDVPTIIGNTMCTSDFYEGQGRLDGALCSFSTEDKLEYLRKAFNTGVRNIEMESTVFAAMCRACGIKAAVVCVTLLNRFDGDQIATPHDVLVEYQQRPQVLVAHFIKKRLGLVV; encoded by the exons ATGTCACCTATTTTACTGAATGGTATAGGGACTGTCAATGACCATTCTGAATATATCGA ACCCGAGGTCCCTTTCAAGAACCCCCAGATCCATGTGAAGAACCCCCATTTGGATACAATGGAAGAGGACATTCTCTATCACTTCAACCTGGGGACCAAGACCCACAACCTACCTGAGATGTTCGGAGACATCAAG TTTGTGTGCGTCGGCGGCAGTGCCAATCGGATGAGGTCCTTTGCTCAGTTCATTCACCAGGAGCTGGCCTTGCCCGGAAACATGGATGACGTCACAGACATCTGTGAGGGAACCGACCGCTACTCCATGTACAAAGTGGGACCCGTACTTTCTATCAGT CATGGTATGGGCATCCCTTCCATCTCCATCATGCTCCATGAGCTCATCAAACTGCTGCATCATGCCCGCTGCATCGACTTCATCCTCTTCCGCATTGGCACCTCCGGTGGAGTCG GTCTGGCACCAGGAACAGTAGTGGTCACAGACAAGGCGGTGGACTGCTTCTTCCGCGCCCAGTTTGAGCAGGTGGTTCTAGGTAAGGTGGTCACAAGGAGCACAGAGCTGGACGTGGGCGTCTCCAAGGAGCTGCTGCAGTGCTCCTCCGAGTTAGAGGACGTGCCCACCATCATCGGCAACACCATGTGCACCAGTGACTTCTATGAAG GTCAGGGTCGGCTGGATGGagctctctgctccttctccacTGAGGACAAGTTGGAGTACCTGAGGAAAGCCTTTAACACGGGAGTCAGGAATATTGAGATGGAGTCCACCGTCTTCGCAGCCATGTGTCGTGCCTGTGGCATCAAAG CTGCAGTCGTATGCGTGACTTTGTTGAACCGTTTTGATGGGGACCAGATCGCCACCCCTCATGATGTGCTGGTGGAGTACCAACAGAGACCTCAGGTTCTGGTGGCCCACTTCATCAAGAAACGCCTGGGCCTCGTCGTCTAA